GCCGCACATGAAGCAGACGGGCTCGCTCTACCGGGGACGGCCGACCGAGCCGGTGGTGTCCATCGCCTTCGCCAACTCGGGCGAGCTCCAGCTCGAGCTCATCGAGCAGGAGGACGACGCCCCCAGCATCTACCGGGAGTTCCTCGACGCCGGCCGGGAGGGGTTCCACCACCTGGCCTGGTGGGCCGAGGACTTCGGGGCCGTGGCCCGGGCCGCCGGGGAGGCGGGCTGGCCGCTGGTGCACGCCGGCGACGGCGGAGGCATGGCGCAGTTCGCGTACTACGACACCGGCGGCGTCACGAGCACCGTGGTGGAGGTCATGGAGCTGACCGACGCCACCCGTTGGCTGGTCAGCACGGTGCGCGACGCCTCGGTCGGCTGGGACGGCTCCGACCCGGTCCGGAGCCTCTTCTGACTCCCGGCCGTCTCCACCCCGTGCCGGGGGTCGGAGTTATGGCAGGATCACGCCGGTCCTCGCCAGGCCGGCGGGGTCGGAGGGGGTGTGCGATGGAGATCGCGGTCGTGGGAGCGGGCGTCGGCCGGACGGGGACGCATTCGCTGAAGCTGGCGCTCGAGCAGCTGCTGGGGGGCCCGTGCCACCACATGATCGAGATGATGGGCGATCCCAGCCAGATCCCCGCCTGGACCGACGCCATCGACGGCAAGCC
The window above is part of the Acidimicrobiales bacterium genome. Proteins encoded here:
- a CDS encoding VOC family protein; this translates as MGPAQEPGRPTARRAARPGAVLPGPVRQNGYVVRHLQRAVDAWLEAGVGPWLVMPHMKQTGSLYRGRPTEPVVSIAFANSGELQLELIEQEDDAPSIYREFLDAGREGFHHLAWWAEDFGAVARAAGEAGWPLVHAGDGGGMAQFAYYDTGGVTSTVVEVMELTDATRWLVSTVRDASVGWDGSDPVRSLF